A portion of the Drosophila innubila isolate TH190305 chromosome 3L unlocalized genomic scaffold, UK_Dinn_1.0 0_D_3L, whole genome shotgun sequence genome contains these proteins:
- the LOC117788549 gene encoding uncharacterized protein LOC117788549 — MCLATAKTISCYSKDIYDVSCGNEDYNLLLQSYVYGGSCDNKDCWVVLLLQGPIGVAWLLASLKTAGFSAFWLRGYRVHVDAIVVGALGTWDPINERVLKLLHVSRSYDSLMRRLIVSETVHWSRDIYVEHVSGTRQ, encoded by the exons ATGTGTCTTGCGACAGCtaagactatatcctgctacagcaaggatatctacgatgtcTCCTGTGGCAacgaggattataacctgctactgcaaagttatgtttACGGAGGAtcctgtgacaacaaggattGCTGGGTTGTCCTGCTATTGCAAGGACCGATCGGTGTTGCTTGGTTGCTTGCTTCACTCAAA ACGGCTGGCTTCTCGGCCTTTTGGCTAAG GGGCTACAGGGTCCACGTCGACGCAATTGTCGTGGGAGCCCTGGGCACGTGGGACCCGATTAACGAGAGGGTCCTGAAGCTACTCCACGTGTCCAGGAGCTATGACTCTCTGATGAGGCGATTGATCGTGTCGGAGACGGTGCATTGGTCGCGAGACATCTACGTCGAGCACGTCTCCGGCACTAGACAGTAG